The Verrucomicrobiota bacterium region GGATACATAGCTCTCCACCCCGTTCCAATAGCCTTTGTCATCGCGGATTTTTTTGCAGCCTGAACAAATCGGCAGCAGCCCGCTCAGCAACTTCACTTTGGCCAATGCGGCTTCCAATTCGGCGTTCTTCTCGCGCAAGGCCCGATTCAGGCGCAGGATGCGGACAAACGCCGACACCCGCGCGGCCAATTCGCGGTTGCCGATGGGCCGTGCGATGTAGCTA contains the following coding sequences:
- a CDS encoding response regulator translates to SYIARPIGNRELAARVSAFVRILRLNRALREKNAELEAALAKVKLLSGLLPICSGCKKIRDDKGYWNGVESYVSKHSEATFTHGLCPDCTKKYFPELEEPPK